A section of the Castanea sativa cultivar Marrone di Chiusa Pesio chromosome 12, ASM4071231v1 genome encodes:
- the LOC142621148 gene encoding uncharacterized protein LOC142621148: protein MVGMFQGIKPAGLYSGSKPIVTFNIVIPGSEIPRWFRHRSAGVKGNALVAHPSHSCNKWIGMAMCAGFSPGYLHVDLSKPIFASGRISFNEGSENDSYFGFLTHKFVQMESDHLWLLYIHPECPALCDMGKLSQIDETGFIHISCNFSFNEPIEVKKCGFRMVYEPDIEELREMMAQSSNSSCIVPYEGSRSHAIPIPRYHPYKDVDVDAQRDFDNSTEGSKIEKSRDEYDGAGPSGDGSSYDVPRSRRIQLYRKDVWLMVAPTMVILVADILFKVVENYSNDVPQSRRIQLYTEDEWLMVDLTMITMVSTFVIMVLQNYFYWTAFA, encoded by the exons ATGGTCGGTATGTTTCAGGGAATCAAGCCCGCCGGTTTGTATTCCGGCTCTAAACCAATTGTTACCTTTAATATTGTTATTCCGGGAAGTGAAATTCCAAGATGGTTTAGGCATCGGAGTGCGGGGGTTAAGGGGAATGCACTTGTCGCTCATCCTTCACATTCATGTAATAAGTGGATTGGAATGGCTATGTGCGCTGGTTTTTCACCCGGTTATCTTCATGTTGATTTGTCGAAACCTATTTTTGCGAGTGGTAGAATTTCCTTCAATGAAGGATCTGAAAATGACAGTTATTTTGGGTTCCTAACACATAAATTTGTTCAGATGGAATCAGATCACCTTTGGCTGCTCTATATTCACCCTGAATGTCCTGCTTTGTGTGATATGGGAAAGTTGAGTCAAATTGATGAGACTGGATTCATTCATATTAgttgtaatttttctttcaacGAACCCATTGAGGTTAAGAAATGTGGGTTCCGTATGGTATACGAGCCAGACATTGAAGAGCTCAGAGAAATGATGGCTCAATCCAGCAACAGTAGCTGCATCGTTCCTTATGAGGGATCGAGATCCCATGCAATACCTATACCTCGTTATCATCCTTACAAGGATGTAGATGTAGATGCTCAACGTGATTTTGACAATTCAACAGAAGGTAGCAAAATTGAGAAAAGCCGTGATGAATACGATGGGGCTGGACCTAGTGGTGATGGCAGCTCTTATGATGTACCACGGTCAAGGAGGATTCAATTATATAGAAAGGATGTATGGCTCATGGTAGCTCCGACTATGGTAATTTTGGTTGCAGATATTCTATTTAAGGTGGTCGAGAACTA CTCTAATGATGTACCACAGTCAAGGAGGATTCAATTATATACAGAGGATGAATGGCTCATGGTAGATCTGACTATGATAACTATGGTTTCAACTTTTGTAATTATGGTTCTTCAGAACTA CTTTTACTGGACAGCTTTCGCATAG